From Bacillota bacterium, the proteins below share one genomic window:
- a CDS encoding GerAB/ArcD/ProY family transporter produces the protein MKTSQQAIFIIIFVNIATSVLFIPSEEASFLGQNAWVAVVLGTFLAALFAYYPLADLGMRYPGQKFFNIASL, from the coding sequence GTGAAAACCAGTCAGCAGGCTATTTTTATAATCATATTTGTTAATATTGCAACATCGGTTCTATTCATTCCCAGTGAAGAAGCTTCTTTCCTCGGGCAAAACGCGTGGGTGGCTGTAGTTTTAGGCACATTTTTGGCTGCTTTGTTCGCATATTATCCGTTAGCTGATTTGGGAATGCGCTATCCTGGACAGAAATTTTTCAATATAGCGAGTCTATAA
- the pyrR gene encoding bifunctional pyr operon transcriptional regulator/uracil phosphoribosyltransferase PyrR, with protein sequence MTGQPKAQIMDADQIRRALTRIAHEIIEKNKGIANVVLVGIRRRGVPLAERLARKIAEIEGQSVPIGTLDITLYRDDLTMLTVQPVVHRTEVPVSVTGKTIVLVDDVLYTGRTIRAALDALMDLGRPQAIQLAVLVDRGHRELPIRADYVGKNVPTSRKEIVHVKLVEVDGEERVVIEEHSG encoded by the coding sequence ATGACCGGTCAACCGAAGGCCCAAATCATGGACGCCGACCAGATTCGACGGGCCTTGACCCGGATCGCCCACGAAATCATCGAAAAGAACAAAGGGATAGCTAACGTGGTCCTGGTGGGGATTCGTCGCCGTGGGGTTCCTCTGGCCGAACGACTGGCCAGAAAAATCGCTGAAATTGAGGGTCAATCTGTTCCGATTGGAACGTTGGATATTACCCTTTACCGGGACGACTTGACGATGTTGACAGTTCAGCCGGTTGTGCACCGGACAGAAGTTCCGGTGAGCGTCACCGGAAAGACCATTGTCCTGGTGGATGACGTTCTCTACACGGGACGGACAATCCGCGCGGCCCTGGATGCCTTGATGGATTTGGGCCGGCCGCAGGCCATCCAGTTGGCAGTGCTGGTCGACCGGGGCCACCGAGAACTCCCGATTAGAGCTGATTACGTGGGAAAAAACGTACCGACGTCGAGAAAGGAAATCGTACACGTCAAGCTGGTAGAGGTTGACGGCGAAGAACGCGTGGTGATTGAAGAGCACAGCGGCTAG
- a CDS encoding aspartate carbamoyltransferase catalytic subunit yields the protein MGLNRKDLLGLEDLSAEEIKLILDTAIPMKDIMHRDIKKVPALRGKVIATLFYENSTRTRTSFELAGKYMSADTVSLAVATSSVQKGESLRDTAKTIEVMGVDAVIIRHQVSGTPHYLARHLKASVINAGDGQHEHPTQALLDMYTIREKKGRIEGLKVAILGDILHSRVARSNIWGLTKLGAEVRVVGPSTLMPSEITRLGVKSFYRVEEALEGVDVVNVLRIQLERQQKGLFPTIREYSRLFGLTNERLKYAQPDVLVLHPGPMNRGVEISPEVADGPHSVINEQVTNGVAIRMAILYLLLGGGTVSEIVG from the coding sequence ATGGGGTTAAACCGCAAAGACCTGCTGGGACTCGAGGACCTTTCAGCCGAAGAAATCAAGCTGATTTTAGACACGGCTATCCCGATGAAAGATATCATGCACCGGGACATTAAGAAGGTACCGGCTTTGAGAGGAAAGGTGATCGCCACCCTCTTCTACGAGAACAGCACTCGAACCCGGACCTCGTTTGAACTGGCCGGCAAGTATATGAGCGCTGACACTGTCAGTCTGGCGGTGGCTACCAGCAGCGTCCAAAAAGGAGAGAGCTTGCGGGATACGGCGAAAACCATTGAGGTTATGGGAGTAGACGCGGTCATCATCCGGCATCAAGTATCGGGGACCCCGCACTATTTGGCCAGGCACCTCAAGGCCTCGGTGATTAACGCAGGTGATGGTCAGCACGAGCACCCGACTCAGGCCCTGCTTGATATGTATACGATCCGCGAGAAGAAAGGCCGGATCGAGGGCTTAAAAGTGGCCATCCTGGGCGATATCCTCCATAGTCGGGTGGCGCGGTCGAACATTTGGGGCCTGACCAAACTGGGTGCGGAAGTACGAGTTGTTGGCCCTTCAACCTTGATGCCGTCCGAGATTACCAGGTTAGGGGTCAAAAGTTTCTACCGGGTCGAGGAGGCACTAGAAGGGGTGGATGTAGTCAACGTCCTGCGTATCCAACTGGAACGGCAACAAAAAGGACTTTTCCCGACCATCCGTGAGTATTCGCGCCTGTTTGGTTTGACTAACGAGCGCTTGAAGTATGCTCAGCCGGATGTTCTGGTCTTGCACCCGGGGCCAATGAATCGGGGCGTCGAGATTTCTCCCGAAGTAGCTGATGGACCACATTCGGTAATTAATGAACAGGTGACCAACGGAGTAGCGATCCGGATGGCGATCCTGTACCTGTTACTGGGAGGAGGGACAGTCAGTGAAATTGTTGGTTAA
- a CDS encoding dihydroorotase produces MKLLVKGGQVIDPANGINQNADLLIEKGKIAAIGASLTVDRETEVIDATGKIVTPGLIDMHVHLREPGFEAKETIKTGTRAAAMGGFTSVACMPNTKPVVDNQAVVEFIKARAAQNGLVNVYPIGAITKGSGGEELAEIADLKAAGAVALSDDGRPVMNAEVMRRALEYVKMFDLPIICHCEDLHLSAEGVMNEGYWSMVLGLKGIPNAAEEVMVARDLILSEMTGTPVHIAHVSTAGSVRLIREAKQRGVKVTAEVTPHHLTLTDEIVKNFDTYTKVNPPLRTPSDIAALKQGLVDGTIDVIATDHAPHTLEEKDGEYTFASFGIVGLETAVPLIWWELVEREKMPLETVVAKLTINPARILGLPKGTLSVGADADITVIDPRLELVVDIDKFESKGKNSPYNGWLLRGWPVITIVGGRVVMKDRRIVEQHQQG; encoded by the coding sequence GTGAAATTGTTGGTTAAGGGTGGTCAGGTGATTGACCCGGCGAATGGGATTAACCAGAACGCCGACCTGCTGATTGAGAAAGGTAAAATTGCCGCCATCGGGGCGAGCCTGACGGTTGACCGCGAGACCGAGGTCATTGACGCTACCGGGAAGATCGTTACCCCAGGCTTGATTGACATGCATGTCCATCTCCGTGAACCAGGTTTTGAGGCGAAAGAAACCATTAAAACGGGGACCCGGGCGGCGGCCATGGGTGGGTTCACCTCTGTTGCCTGTATGCCGAACACAAAACCGGTGGTGGATAACCAGGCAGTGGTGGAATTTATCAAGGCGCGGGCCGCACAGAACGGATTGGTTAACGTCTATCCGATTGGCGCGATCACCAAAGGCTCTGGTGGGGAAGAACTGGCTGAAATTGCCGACTTAAAGGCGGCCGGGGCAGTCGCCCTGTCAGACGATGGACGGCCGGTGATGAACGCCGAGGTGATGCGGCGGGCTCTGGAATACGTGAAAATGTTTGACCTGCCGATTATCTGTCACTGTGAAGACCTGCACCTCTCCGCTGAAGGGGTGATGAACGAAGGTTACTGGTCAATGGTTCTCGGGCTTAAGGGAATTCCCAACGCAGCCGAAGAAGTTATGGTGGCGCGCGACCTGATCTTAAGTGAAATGACCGGGACCCCGGTACATATCGCCCATGTCAGCACGGCCGGGAGCGTCAGGCTGATTCGGGAGGCTAAGCAGCGCGGCGTTAAAGTCACAGCTGAGGTTACTCCCCATCATCTGACTTTGACTGATGAGATCGTTAAGAATTTCGATACTTACACCAAAGTCAATCCTCCCTTGCGGACACCGAGTGACATTGCGGCCTTAAAGCAGGGCCTGGTTGATGGGACCATTGATGTGATCGCGACCGACCACGCTCCCCATACGCTCGAAGAAAAGGATGGGGAGTACACCTTTGCCTCATTTGGGATCGTGGGCCTGGAAACAGCGGTTCCCCTGATCTGGTGGGAACTGGTTGAACGGGAGAAGATGCCGCTGGAAACAGTGGTGGCGAAACTGACCATTAACCCAGCGCGCATTCTGGGGTTGCCAAAAGGCACTTTATCAGTTGGGGCTGACGCTGACATCACCGTGATCGATCCACGCCTGGAGTTGGTGGTGGACATAGATAAGTTTGAATCAAAGGGTAAGAACTCCCCCTATAATGGTTGGTTGCTGCGCGGCTGGCCGGTGATCACCATCGTTGGCGGTCGAGTAGTCATGAAGGACCGGCGGATTGTGGAGCAACATCAACAAGGATAA
- the carA gene encoding glutamine-hydrolyzing carbamoyl-phosphate synthase small subunit, translating to MAKGYLVLEDGSVYLGEAFGAVGKRSGEVVFNTGMTGYQEVLTDPSYCGQIVTMTYPLIGNYGVNNWDFESKHPAVRGFVVKEMCDFPSHWQSNASLDAFLRRYGIIGLQGIDTRALTRKIRTHGTMWGIITTETADIPGLLQEVKTNSGFAGVDLVRQVTTPQAYVLTGGEKRVVLVDFGTKQNIVRTLHQRGCEVVVVPCYYNADQILAYQPDGIVLSNGPGDPKAVSYGIQTVRDLIGTVPIMGICLGHQILALAFGGDTYKLTFGHRGSNHPVKDLETGRVYITSQNHGYVVDEKSLDPAEIWISHRNLNDGTVEGMQHRRLPIFSVQYHPEAAPGPHDSEYLFDKFLTLMDQKVLM from the coding sequence ATGGCTAAAGGTTACTTGGTATTGGAAGACGGCAGCGTATATTTAGGAGAGGCTTTCGGTGCAGTAGGCAAGCGCAGCGGCGAAGTGGTGTTTAACACCGGGATGACGGGTTATCAGGAGGTTCTGACAGACCCATCGTACTGCGGCCAGATCGTGACCATGACCTACCCGCTGATCGGCAACTACGGGGTGAACAATTGGGACTTTGAATCCAAGCATCCAGCGGTCCGGGGGTTTGTGGTGAAGGAAATGTGTGATTTTCCCAGCCACTGGCAGTCCAACGCTAGTCTGGATGCTTTCTTACGGCGTTATGGGATTATCGGCCTCCAGGGGATTGATACTCGGGCCCTGACCAGGAAGATCCGGACCCATGGGACGATGTGGGGGATTATCACCACTGAGACTGCGGACATCCCTGGCCTCCTTCAGGAAGTCAAAACGAATAGCGGTTTTGCCGGCGTAGATCTGGTGCGTCAGGTCACTACGCCGCAGGCCTATGTGCTGACCGGTGGAGAAAAGCGGGTTGTCTTGGTTGACTTTGGCACCAAGCAGAACATTGTCCGCACTCTACACCAGCGGGGATGTGAGGTGGTAGTGGTTCCCTGTTATTACAATGCTGACCAGATTTTGGCTTACCAACCTGATGGCATCGTCCTGTCCAACGGACCCGGTGATCCGAAGGCAGTCAGTTATGGAATCCAGACGGTCAGAGACCTGATCGGTACAGTGCCAATCATGGGAATTTGTTTGGGGCACCAGATTCTCGCTCTGGCTTTTGGTGGTGATACTTACAAGCTGACCTTTGGCCACCGGGGGTCCAACCATCCCGTCAAGGACTTGGAAACTGGTCGAGTTTACATTACCTCGCAGAACCACGGTTACGTTGTTGATGAGAAATCGCTTGATCCCGCGGAAATCTGGATTTCGCACCGCAACCTGAATGATGGAACGGTGGAAGGGATGCAGCACCGGCGGTTGCCCATTTTCTCGGTTCAATATCACCCAGAAGCCGCGCCTGGTCCCCACGATTCGGAATACCTTTTCGACAAGTTCTTAACCTTGATGGACCAGAAGGTGCTGATGTAG